The following are encoded in a window of Thunnus albacares chromosome 17, fThuAlb1.1, whole genome shotgun sequence genomic DNA:
- the trir gene encoding telomerase RNA component interacting RNase, with amino-acid sequence MDPKRAHSKPQTSSSSSDSSGDGSPGSPSSSPAPAASKAPVSAGNVFANDGSFMEMFKKKMMEEEERRKKESQRTSGDARPTEQGQTPVEKKPPPVTSFVGKRRGGVFLKTGMVAKKQKQDTEAEPGKSDAWSKYMAEVKKYKAHQCGDDDKTRPLVK; translated from the exons ATGGATCCAAAACGCGCACACAGCAAACCtcaaacaagcagcagcagcagcgactCCAGTGGCGACGGCAGCCCCGGGTCCCCCTCCAGCAGCCCCGCACCGGCAGCGAGCAAAGCACCGGTGTCCGCGGGTAACGTGTTCGCCAACGACGGCAGCTTCATGGAGATGTTCaagaagaagatgatggaggaggaggagaggaggaaaaaggagtCGCAGCGAACAAGTGGAGATGCGAGACCCACAGAGCAAGGACAGACCCCAGTGGAAAAGAAGCCCCCTCCCGTGACGAGCTTT GTGGGGAAGCGCAGAGGCGGTGTGTTCCTAAAGACCGGCATGGTTGCGAAGAAGCAGAAACAGGACACAGAA GCTGAGCCAGGCAAGAGCGATGCTTGGTCAAAGTACATGGCTGAGGTGAAAAAGTACAAAGCCCACCAGTGTGGCGACGACGATAAAACCAGGCCTCTGGTCAAGTAG